The Pristiophorus japonicus isolate sPriJap1 chromosome 3, sPriJap1.hap1, whole genome shotgun sequence genome has a segment encoding these proteins:
- the plekha3 gene encoding pleckstrin homology domain-containing family A member 3 isoform X3, whose translation MEGILYKWTNYLTGWQPRWFVLDNGILSYYDSQDDVNKGSKGSIKMAVCEIKVHPTDNTRMELIIPGEQHFYVKSVNAAERQRWLVALGSSKACLTDTRTKKEKEISETNESLKTKMSELRLYCDLLLQQVHTIQESVKQDQPSLSPAAENMNEASSLLSATCNTFITTLEECMKIANAKFKPEMFQFSHSDPLVSPVSPSPVQMVRMKRSISHPGIIIYDGRRPDTNHQKETLIVMSHAEEHRRIQTYSDTESYSDGALEDAEKKFHASYKKQNSVG comes from the exons ATGGAAGGGATCCTGTACAAGTGGACGAATTACCTGACGG GTTGGCAGCCTCGTTGGTTCGTACTGGATAATGGCATACTTTCCTATTATGATTCTCAGGATGATGTTAACAAAGGCAGCAAAGGAAGTATCAAAATGGCTGTATGTGAAATTAAAG TGCATCCAACTGACAATACACGAATGGAGCTGATCATTCCTGGAGAGCAACATTTCTATGTGAAATCGGTCAATGCTGCTGAGAGGCAGAGATGGTTGGTGGCACTAGGGAGTTCAAAAGCATGTCTGACCGATACCAGGACTAAAAAGGAAAAAG AAATCAGTGAAACCAATGAGTCTCTCAAAACTAAGATGTCAGAACTTCGGTTGTACTGTGACTTATTGTTGCAACAAGTTCATACAATACAAGAGTCTGTCAAACAAGACCAGCCAAGTTTGTCACCTGCTGCTGAG AACATGAATGAAGCCTCATCCTTGCTCAGTGCCACTTGCAATACCTTCATTACAACTCTTGAAGAGTGTATGAAAATAGCCAATGCCAAGTTTAAGCCAGAAATGTTCCAGTTTTCTCACTCTGATCCACTTGTCTCTCCTGTATCACCTTCACCTGTTCAGATGGTTCGG ATGAAACGATCCATTAGTCATCCTGGTATCATTATTTATGATGG CAGGAGACCGGACACTAATCACCAAAAGGAAACTCTTATTGTGATGTCACATGCTGAAGAACACAGGAGAATACAGACATATTCAGATACTGAATCATACAGTGACGGCGCTCTGGAAGATGCAGAAA AAAAATTCCATGCCAGTTATAAGAAGCAGAACAGTGTAGGATAG